Proteins found in one Epinephelus fuscoguttatus linkage group LG4, E.fuscoguttatus.final_Chr_v1 genomic segment:
- the kras gene encoding GTPase KRas isoform X2: MTEYKLVVVGAGGVGKSALTIQLIQNHFVDEYDPTIEDSYRKQVVIDGETCLLDILDTAGQEEYSAMRDQYMRTGEGFLCVFAINNTKSFEDIHHYREQIKRVKDSEDVPMVLVGNKCDLPSRTVDTKQAQDLARSYGIPFIETSAKTRQGVDDAFYTLVREIRKHKEKMSKEGKKKKKKSKTKCTLM; the protein is encoded by the exons ATGACAGAATATAAGCTGGTAGTGGTGGGAGCTGGTGGCGTTGGCAAGAGCGCACTTACCATCCAGCTCATCCAGAATCACTTTGTGGATGAATATGACCCCACCATTGAG GACTCTTACAGAAAGCAGGTCGTGATCGACGGAGAGACGTGTCTGCTGGACATCCTGGACACTGCAGGTCAGGAGGAGTACAGCGCCATGAGAGATCAGTACATGAGGACAGGGGAGGGCTTCCTCTGTGTCTTTGCCATCAACAACACCAAGTCCTTCGAGGACATTCACCACTATAG AGAACAGATTAAACGGGTGAAGGACTCTGAGGACGTCCCCATGGTGTTGGTGGGGAACAAGTGTGACCTCCCGTCCCGGACAGTGGACACCAAGCAGGCTCAGGACTTAGCACGCAGCTACGGCATTCCCTTTATTGAGACCTCAGCCAAAACCAGACAG GGCGTTGACGATGCCTTTTACACATTAGTGCGAGAAATCCGGAAGCATAAGGAGAAGATGAGCAAGGAGggcaaaaagaagaaaaagaagtccAAGACAAAGTGTACACTTATGTGA
- the kras gene encoding GTPase KRas isoform X1 has protein sequence MTEYKLVVVGAGGVGKSALTIQLIQNHFVDEYDPTIEDSYRKQVVIDGETCLLDILDTAGQEEYSAMRDQYMRTGEGFLCVFAINNTKSFEDIHHYREQIKRVKDSEDVPMVLVGNKCDLPSRTVDTKQAQDLARSYGIPFIETSAKTRQRVEDAFYTLVREIRLYRLNKLSKEEKTPRCVKLKKCVVM, from the exons ATGACAGAATATAAGCTGGTAGTGGTGGGAGCTGGTGGCGTTGGCAAGAGCGCACTTACCATCCAGCTCATCCAGAATCACTTTGTGGATGAATATGACCCCACCATTGAG GACTCTTACAGAAAGCAGGTCGTGATCGACGGAGAGACGTGTCTGCTGGACATCCTGGACACTGCAGGTCAGGAGGAGTACAGCGCCATGAGAGATCAGTACATGAGGACAGGGGAGGGCTTCCTCTGTGTCTTTGCCATCAACAACACCAAGTCCTTCGAGGACATTCACCACTATAG AGAACAGATTAAACGGGTGAAGGACTCTGAGGACGTCCCCATGGTGTTGGTGGGGAACAAGTGTGACCTCCCGTCCCGGACAGTGGACACCAAGCAGGCTCAGGACTTAGCACGCAGCTACGGCATTCCCTTTATTGAGACCTCAGCCAAAACCAGACAG AGAGTGGAAGATGCCTTTTACACTCTGGTACGGGAGATCAGGCTGTACCGGCTCAATAAGCTCAGCAAGGAAGAAAAGACTCCGCGCTGTGTCAAGCTTAAAAAGTGTGTTGTGATGTGA